One stretch of Prunus persica cultivar Lovell chromosome G1, Prunus_persica_NCBIv2, whole genome shotgun sequence DNA includes these proteins:
- the LOC18792027 gene encoding uncharacterized protein At1g04910 isoform X1, whose translation MQKKRWIALTALRKVLTCAICSIALVALFSVHVHVFPSSKVPNFSDPFKLPTQHDIKYQKLSAEQSWTLELAPPHLLKAPLPSRKLDGSSGTVETDKLWKPPPNRDFVPCVEPSPNYTSPTESRGYLLVHTNGGLNQMRAGICDMVAVARIINATLVIPELDKRSFWKDSSNFSDVFDEDHFINALANDVKIITKLPKELATGTRAVKHFRSWSGMDYYQEEIASLWEEYEVIRAAKSDSRLANNNLPLDIQKLRCRACYEALRFAPQIEAMGKLLVDRMRSFGSYIALHLRFEEDMLAFSGCTQDLSPAEADELRIIRENTSYWKEKEIDPIERRSKGFCPLTPKEVGIFLSALGYPSNTPIYIAAGKIYGGDSHMAALRSRYPILMSKETLASVEELEPFTNHASQMAALDYIVSVESDVFIPSYSGNMARAVEGHRRFLGHRKTISPDRKALVRLFDKLEHGTLKDGKNLSNRVIEMHRKRQGSPRKRKGPISGTRGTERFRSEEPFYVNPLPDCLCKKELPMQTTL comes from the exons ATGCAGAAGAAGAGGTGGATAGCATTGACCGCACTGAGGAAGGTGCTAACGTGCGCCATATGCTCAATAGCGCTAGTGGCTCTCTTCTCTGTCCACGTACATGTCTTCCCTTCTTCAAAGGTCCCTAACTTCTCTGACCCCTTCAAGCTCCCCACG CAACATGATATTAAATACCAGAAGTTGAGCGCTGAGCAAAGCTGGACACTGGAGCTCGCCCCGCCCCATCTGTTGAAAGCACCTCTGCCTTCTCGCAAG TTGGATGGTTCAAGTGGGACTGTGGAAACTGACAAGCTATGGAAGCCTCCACCAAATCGAGATTTTGTGCCATGTGTAGAGCCAAGTCCCAATTATACAT CTCCTACAGAGTCACGTGGTTACCTGCTAGTTCATACAAATGGTGGGCTCAACCAGATGCGTGCTGGG ATATGTGACATGGTAGCTGTAGCCCGTATCATAAATGCCACTCTTGTAATTCCGGAACTTGATAAACGATCATTTTGGAAAGACTCTAG CAACTTCTCAGATGTTTTCGATGAAGATCATTTTATCAATGCTCTAGCTAATGATGTCAAAATTATAACAAAGCTACCTAAGGAACTGGCCACTGGTACCAGAGCGGTTAAGCATTTTAGAAGCTGGTCTGGTATGGATTATTACCAAGAGGAGATAGCTAGCCTCTGGGAAGAATATGAG GTTATTCGAGCTGCCAAATCTGATTCTCGCTTGGCAAATAACAACCTACCTCTAGATATACAGAAGCTTCGCTGTCGTGCTTGTTATGAAGCTCTACGCTTTGCACCTCAAATTGAAGCAATGGGAAAA TTGTTAGTTGATCGGATGAGGTCCTTTGGTTCTTATATTGCTCTGCATTTACGATTTGAGGAGGACATGCTTGCCTTTAGTGGATGCACACAGGATTTATCTCCAGCTGAAGCTGATGAACTAAGGATCATTCG AGAAAACACCTCATActggaaagaaaaggaaattgatCCCATAGAACGGAGATCCAAAGGGTTTTGCCCCTTAACTCCAAAGGAGGTTGGGATTTTTCTTAGCGCTCTTGGGTACCCATCAAACACACCGATATATATTGCTGCTGGAAAGATATATGGGGGCGATTCTCATATGGCTGCTCTGCGATCCCGTTATCCAATACTGATGAGCAAG GAAACATTGGCATCCGTTGAGGAGCTTGAACCTTTTACCAATCATGCATCTCAAATGGCTGCCCTTGACTACATTGTTTCAGTTGAAAGTGATGTATTTATACCCTCATACTCCGGAAACATGGCGAGGGCAGTTGAAGGCCATCGTCGCTTTCTTGGACACAGGAAAACAATATCTCCTGACAG GAAAGCACTTGTTCGCCTGTTTGACAAACTTGAGCATGGAACTCTGAAGGATGgcaaaaatttatcaaatagAGTTATTGAAATGCACAGGAAACG GCAAGGCTCCCCGCGGAAGAGAAAAGGTCCTATTTCAGGAACTAGGGGCACAGAAAGGTTTCGTTCAGAAGAACCCTTTTATGTGAACCCTTTACCAGATTGTTTGTGTAAAAAGGAATTGCCAATGCAAACAACTCTCTAA
- the LOC18792027 gene encoding uncharacterized protein At1g04910 isoform X2 has protein sequence MQKKRWIALTALRKVLTCAICSIALVALFSVHVHVFPSSKVPNFSDPFKLPTKLSAEQSWTLELAPPHLLKAPLPSRKLDGSSGTVETDKLWKPPPNRDFVPCVEPSPNYTSPTESRGYLLVHTNGGLNQMRAGICDMVAVARIINATLVIPELDKRSFWKDSSNFSDVFDEDHFINALANDVKIITKLPKELATGTRAVKHFRSWSGMDYYQEEIASLWEEYEVIRAAKSDSRLANNNLPLDIQKLRCRACYEALRFAPQIEAMGKLLVDRMRSFGSYIALHLRFEEDMLAFSGCTQDLSPAEADELRIIRENTSYWKEKEIDPIERRSKGFCPLTPKEVGIFLSALGYPSNTPIYIAAGKIYGGDSHMAALRSRYPILMSKETLASVEELEPFTNHASQMAALDYIVSVESDVFIPSYSGNMARAVEGHRRFLGHRKTISPDRKALVRLFDKLEHGTLKDGKNLSNRVIEMHRKRQGSPRKRKGPISGTRGTERFRSEEPFYVNPLPDCLCKKELPMQTTL, from the exons ATGCAGAAGAAGAGGTGGATAGCATTGACCGCACTGAGGAAGGTGCTAACGTGCGCCATATGCTCAATAGCGCTAGTGGCTCTCTTCTCTGTCCACGTACATGTCTTCCCTTCTTCAAAGGTCCCTAACTTCTCTGACCCCTTCAAGCTCCCCACG AAGTTGAGCGCTGAGCAAAGCTGGACACTGGAGCTCGCCCCGCCCCATCTGTTGAAAGCACCTCTGCCTTCTCGCAAG TTGGATGGTTCAAGTGGGACTGTGGAAACTGACAAGCTATGGAAGCCTCCACCAAATCGAGATTTTGTGCCATGTGTAGAGCCAAGTCCCAATTATACAT CTCCTACAGAGTCACGTGGTTACCTGCTAGTTCATACAAATGGTGGGCTCAACCAGATGCGTGCTGGG ATATGTGACATGGTAGCTGTAGCCCGTATCATAAATGCCACTCTTGTAATTCCGGAACTTGATAAACGATCATTTTGGAAAGACTCTAG CAACTTCTCAGATGTTTTCGATGAAGATCATTTTATCAATGCTCTAGCTAATGATGTCAAAATTATAACAAAGCTACCTAAGGAACTGGCCACTGGTACCAGAGCGGTTAAGCATTTTAGAAGCTGGTCTGGTATGGATTATTACCAAGAGGAGATAGCTAGCCTCTGGGAAGAATATGAG GTTATTCGAGCTGCCAAATCTGATTCTCGCTTGGCAAATAACAACCTACCTCTAGATATACAGAAGCTTCGCTGTCGTGCTTGTTATGAAGCTCTACGCTTTGCACCTCAAATTGAAGCAATGGGAAAA TTGTTAGTTGATCGGATGAGGTCCTTTGGTTCTTATATTGCTCTGCATTTACGATTTGAGGAGGACATGCTTGCCTTTAGTGGATGCACACAGGATTTATCTCCAGCTGAAGCTGATGAACTAAGGATCATTCG AGAAAACACCTCATActggaaagaaaaggaaattgatCCCATAGAACGGAGATCCAAAGGGTTTTGCCCCTTAACTCCAAAGGAGGTTGGGATTTTTCTTAGCGCTCTTGGGTACCCATCAAACACACCGATATATATTGCTGCTGGAAAGATATATGGGGGCGATTCTCATATGGCTGCTCTGCGATCCCGTTATCCAATACTGATGAGCAAG GAAACATTGGCATCCGTTGAGGAGCTTGAACCTTTTACCAATCATGCATCTCAAATGGCTGCCCTTGACTACATTGTTTCAGTTGAAAGTGATGTATTTATACCCTCATACTCCGGAAACATGGCGAGGGCAGTTGAAGGCCATCGTCGCTTTCTTGGACACAGGAAAACAATATCTCCTGACAG GAAAGCACTTGTTCGCCTGTTTGACAAACTTGAGCATGGAACTCTGAAGGATGgcaaaaatttatcaaatagAGTTATTGAAATGCACAGGAAACG GCAAGGCTCCCCGCGGAAGAGAAAAGGTCCTATTTCAGGAACTAGGGGCACAGAAAGGTTTCGTTCAGAAGAACCCTTTTATGTGAACCCTTTACCAGATTGTTTGTGTAAAAAGGAATTGCCAATGCAAACAACTCTCTAA
- the LOC18792027 gene encoding uncharacterized protein At1g04910 isoform X3, producing the protein MQKKRWIALTALRKVLTCAICSIALVALFSVHVHVFPSSKQHDIKYQKLSAEQSWTLELAPPHLLKAPLPSRKLDGSSGTVETDKLWKPPPNRDFVPCVEPSPNYTSPTESRGYLLVHTNGGLNQMRAGICDMVAVARIINATLVIPELDKRSFWKDSSNFSDVFDEDHFINALANDVKIITKLPKELATGTRAVKHFRSWSGMDYYQEEIASLWEEYEVIRAAKSDSRLANNNLPLDIQKLRCRACYEALRFAPQIEAMGKLLVDRMRSFGSYIALHLRFEEDMLAFSGCTQDLSPAEADELRIIRENTSYWKEKEIDPIERRSKGFCPLTPKEVGIFLSALGYPSNTPIYIAAGKIYGGDSHMAALRSRYPILMSKETLASVEELEPFTNHASQMAALDYIVSVESDVFIPSYSGNMARAVEGHRRFLGHRKTISPDRKALVRLFDKLEHGTLKDGKNLSNRVIEMHRKRQGSPRKRKGPISGTRGTERFRSEEPFYVNPLPDCLCKKELPMQTTL; encoded by the exons ATGCAGAAGAAGAGGTGGATAGCATTGACCGCACTGAGGAAGGTGCTAACGTGCGCCATATGCTCAATAGCGCTAGTGGCTCTCTTCTCTGTCCACGTACATGTCTTCCCTTCTTCAAAG CAACATGATATTAAATACCAGAAGTTGAGCGCTGAGCAAAGCTGGACACTGGAGCTCGCCCCGCCCCATCTGTTGAAAGCACCTCTGCCTTCTCGCAAG TTGGATGGTTCAAGTGGGACTGTGGAAACTGACAAGCTATGGAAGCCTCCACCAAATCGAGATTTTGTGCCATGTGTAGAGCCAAGTCCCAATTATACAT CTCCTACAGAGTCACGTGGTTACCTGCTAGTTCATACAAATGGTGGGCTCAACCAGATGCGTGCTGGG ATATGTGACATGGTAGCTGTAGCCCGTATCATAAATGCCACTCTTGTAATTCCGGAACTTGATAAACGATCATTTTGGAAAGACTCTAG CAACTTCTCAGATGTTTTCGATGAAGATCATTTTATCAATGCTCTAGCTAATGATGTCAAAATTATAACAAAGCTACCTAAGGAACTGGCCACTGGTACCAGAGCGGTTAAGCATTTTAGAAGCTGGTCTGGTATGGATTATTACCAAGAGGAGATAGCTAGCCTCTGGGAAGAATATGAG GTTATTCGAGCTGCCAAATCTGATTCTCGCTTGGCAAATAACAACCTACCTCTAGATATACAGAAGCTTCGCTGTCGTGCTTGTTATGAAGCTCTACGCTTTGCACCTCAAATTGAAGCAATGGGAAAA TTGTTAGTTGATCGGATGAGGTCCTTTGGTTCTTATATTGCTCTGCATTTACGATTTGAGGAGGACATGCTTGCCTTTAGTGGATGCACACAGGATTTATCTCCAGCTGAAGCTGATGAACTAAGGATCATTCG AGAAAACACCTCATActggaaagaaaaggaaattgatCCCATAGAACGGAGATCCAAAGGGTTTTGCCCCTTAACTCCAAAGGAGGTTGGGATTTTTCTTAGCGCTCTTGGGTACCCATCAAACACACCGATATATATTGCTGCTGGAAAGATATATGGGGGCGATTCTCATATGGCTGCTCTGCGATCCCGTTATCCAATACTGATGAGCAAG GAAACATTGGCATCCGTTGAGGAGCTTGAACCTTTTACCAATCATGCATCTCAAATGGCTGCCCTTGACTACATTGTTTCAGTTGAAAGTGATGTATTTATACCCTCATACTCCGGAAACATGGCGAGGGCAGTTGAAGGCCATCGTCGCTTTCTTGGACACAGGAAAACAATATCTCCTGACAG GAAAGCACTTGTTCGCCTGTTTGACAAACTTGAGCATGGAACTCTGAAGGATGgcaaaaatttatcaaatagAGTTATTGAAATGCACAGGAAACG GCAAGGCTCCCCGCGGAAGAGAAAAGGTCCTATTTCAGGAACTAGGGGCACAGAAAGGTTTCGTTCAGAAGAACCCTTTTATGTGAACCCTTTACCAGATTGTTTGTGTAAAAAGGAATTGCCAATGCAAACAACTCTCTAA
- the LOC18792027 gene encoding uncharacterized protein At1g04910 isoform X4 — protein MQKKRWIALTALRKVLTCAICSIALVALFSVHVHVFPSSKKLSAEQSWTLELAPPHLLKAPLPSRKLDGSSGTVETDKLWKPPPNRDFVPCVEPSPNYTSPTESRGYLLVHTNGGLNQMRAGICDMVAVARIINATLVIPELDKRSFWKDSSNFSDVFDEDHFINALANDVKIITKLPKELATGTRAVKHFRSWSGMDYYQEEIASLWEEYEVIRAAKSDSRLANNNLPLDIQKLRCRACYEALRFAPQIEAMGKLLVDRMRSFGSYIALHLRFEEDMLAFSGCTQDLSPAEADELRIIRENTSYWKEKEIDPIERRSKGFCPLTPKEVGIFLSALGYPSNTPIYIAAGKIYGGDSHMAALRSRYPILMSKETLASVEELEPFTNHASQMAALDYIVSVESDVFIPSYSGNMARAVEGHRRFLGHRKTISPDRKALVRLFDKLEHGTLKDGKNLSNRVIEMHRKRQGSPRKRKGPISGTRGTERFRSEEPFYVNPLPDCLCKKELPMQTTL, from the exons ATGCAGAAGAAGAGGTGGATAGCATTGACCGCACTGAGGAAGGTGCTAACGTGCGCCATATGCTCAATAGCGCTAGTGGCTCTCTTCTCTGTCCACGTACATGTCTTCCCTTCTTCAAAG AAGTTGAGCGCTGAGCAAAGCTGGACACTGGAGCTCGCCCCGCCCCATCTGTTGAAAGCACCTCTGCCTTCTCGCAAG TTGGATGGTTCAAGTGGGACTGTGGAAACTGACAAGCTATGGAAGCCTCCACCAAATCGAGATTTTGTGCCATGTGTAGAGCCAAGTCCCAATTATACAT CTCCTACAGAGTCACGTGGTTACCTGCTAGTTCATACAAATGGTGGGCTCAACCAGATGCGTGCTGGG ATATGTGACATGGTAGCTGTAGCCCGTATCATAAATGCCACTCTTGTAATTCCGGAACTTGATAAACGATCATTTTGGAAAGACTCTAG CAACTTCTCAGATGTTTTCGATGAAGATCATTTTATCAATGCTCTAGCTAATGATGTCAAAATTATAACAAAGCTACCTAAGGAACTGGCCACTGGTACCAGAGCGGTTAAGCATTTTAGAAGCTGGTCTGGTATGGATTATTACCAAGAGGAGATAGCTAGCCTCTGGGAAGAATATGAG GTTATTCGAGCTGCCAAATCTGATTCTCGCTTGGCAAATAACAACCTACCTCTAGATATACAGAAGCTTCGCTGTCGTGCTTGTTATGAAGCTCTACGCTTTGCACCTCAAATTGAAGCAATGGGAAAA TTGTTAGTTGATCGGATGAGGTCCTTTGGTTCTTATATTGCTCTGCATTTACGATTTGAGGAGGACATGCTTGCCTTTAGTGGATGCACACAGGATTTATCTCCAGCTGAAGCTGATGAACTAAGGATCATTCG AGAAAACACCTCATActggaaagaaaaggaaattgatCCCATAGAACGGAGATCCAAAGGGTTTTGCCCCTTAACTCCAAAGGAGGTTGGGATTTTTCTTAGCGCTCTTGGGTACCCATCAAACACACCGATATATATTGCTGCTGGAAAGATATATGGGGGCGATTCTCATATGGCTGCTCTGCGATCCCGTTATCCAATACTGATGAGCAAG GAAACATTGGCATCCGTTGAGGAGCTTGAACCTTTTACCAATCATGCATCTCAAATGGCTGCCCTTGACTACATTGTTTCAGTTGAAAGTGATGTATTTATACCCTCATACTCCGGAAACATGGCGAGGGCAGTTGAAGGCCATCGTCGCTTTCTTGGACACAGGAAAACAATATCTCCTGACAG GAAAGCACTTGTTCGCCTGTTTGACAAACTTGAGCATGGAACTCTGAAGGATGgcaaaaatttatcaaatagAGTTATTGAAATGCACAGGAAACG GCAAGGCTCCCCGCGGAAGAGAAAAGGTCCTATTTCAGGAACTAGGGGCACAGAAAGGTTTCGTTCAGAAGAACCCTTTTATGTGAACCCTTTACCAGATTGTTTGTGTAAAAAGGAATTGCCAATGCAAACAACTCTCTAA